A window of the Chloroflexota bacterium genome harbors these coding sequences:
- the pheT gene encoding phenylalanine--tRNA ligase subunit beta, producing MRVSLRWLEEYVAIKLPAEELAHELTMAGIEVAQVIQIGDFWQNTFVGTVVDLKGHPNADRLQLVTVDYGQAEQPTFVTGAMNIAKGDKVPVALLGAVLNDAYSDSPQRIELKPVVLRGIKSEGMVCSARELGLGEDHEGILILDAEAPVGAPLQEYMGDTILELDLKPNRSDCLAMINVAREVSAITGERLRQPATHRIDAPTLPVVRVDIKEPKFCARYAAGVVIDVTIGASPRWMQERLLAAGMRPINNIVDITNYVMLEFGQPLHAFDYDKVTDGNIIVRRAHLGEKLTTLDGEERALAAGMLVIADPNGPIALAGVMGGLDTEVTERTTRILLESASFHATSIRRTRQALNLPSEASRRFEQGVPPELAPIARDRAIELIVEIAGGRARSHAADSYVRPQQRPEIELSEEDIARLLGMDIPLTTAAEKLRPLGFSYRRQNSRLHVTVPLHRLDVSCSADLVEEVARLVGYDNIPTTMPSGPLPEAEPAPLRTWTDRAKQVLVGAGFAEAITYTLTNAARMDRLLPKGVAAEMPDGLARVVAESVLPLHSSPLDLKNPFTSEASTLRIVTLAGLLETLASNLRRQTSDVHLFEIAPVFLPVRSKLPEERRLLTAVMGEFRTEQWGARTENTFYTIKGAAEQVLRQFGITDYGFAPVEHPTFHPYRAAAVTVRQDEEDHVVGIVGEINAEVSAAFDVDQRALALVLNLQELVSLARATPEFTPPSRHPAVVQDLAIVLDAEIPAERVVEEVRGAGGDLLESVDLFDVYQGPQVPDGKRSLAYTLTFRAADRTLNDAEVTTIRDRIIAKLQASLNATLR from the coding sequence ATGCGTGTATCACTCCGCTGGCTCGAAGAGTATGTGGCAATTAAGCTACCGGCTGAAGAGTTGGCACATGAGTTGACGATGGCCGGCATCGAGGTCGCACAGGTCATTCAGATCGGTGACTTCTGGCAGAACACGTTTGTCGGCACGGTCGTGGACCTCAAGGGCCATCCCAACGCCGATCGCCTGCAGCTTGTCACCGTTGATTACGGACAAGCGGAGCAGCCCACGTTCGTAACCGGCGCTATGAACATCGCCAAAGGCGATAAGGTGCCGGTGGCGTTGCTTGGCGCCGTGCTCAACGATGCCTATAGCGATTCGCCACAGCGCATCGAGCTTAAGCCGGTCGTCCTGCGGGGAATAAAATCCGAGGGCATGGTCTGCTCTGCCAGAGAGCTTGGCTTAGGCGAAGACCATGAAGGCATTCTGATCCTCGATGCCGAGGCGCCGGTGGGCGCGCCGCTCCAGGAATACATGGGCGATACAATTTTGGAGCTTGACCTCAAGCCCAACCGCAGCGATTGTCTCGCTATGATCAACGTGGCCCGGGAAGTTTCGGCAATTACGGGAGAACGCTTGCGCCAACCGGCAACGCACAGAATAGATGCGCCAACGCTTCCCGTGGTGCGCGTGGATATCAAAGAGCCGAAGTTCTGTGCGCGCTATGCGGCGGGCGTTGTCATAGATGTGACGATAGGGGCGTCGCCGCGCTGGATGCAAGAGCGGCTGCTGGCAGCAGGCATGCGTCCCATCAATAACATCGTGGACATCACCAATTACGTGATGCTGGAGTTTGGGCAACCGCTCCACGCCTTCGACTACGACAAGGTAACAGACGGAAACATCATCGTCCGGCGCGCCCACTTGGGTGAGAAACTAACCACCCTAGACGGAGAAGAGCGTGCGTTGGCTGCCGGCATGCTGGTAATCGCCGACCCCAACGGTCCCATCGCCCTGGCAGGCGTAATGGGCGGCCTGGATACTGAAGTGACCGAGCGGACCACGCGCATCCTGTTGGAATCCGCCAGCTTCCACGCCACGTCGATCCGCCGCACGCGGCAAGCGCTTAACTTACCTAGCGAGGCATCCCGAAGGTTCGAGCAGGGCGTGCCGCCGGAACTAGCCCCCATTGCACGGGATCGCGCCATCGAACTCATCGTCGAGATTGCCGGCGGACGCGCCCGCAGCCACGCCGCGGATTCATACGTCCGCCCGCAGCAACGCCCGGAGATTGAACTCTCCGAAGAGGACATTGCGCGGCTGCTTGGCATGGACATTCCCTTGACGACTGCCGCGGAAAAACTCCGGCCTTTGGGCTTCTCGTATCGCCGTCAGAACAGCCGGCTGCACGTCACGGTGCCGCTCCACCGGCTGGACGTAAGCTGCTCCGCCGACCTCGTTGAGGAAGTCGCCCGCCTGGTAGGCTACGACAACATTCCCACCACTATGCCGTCCGGCCCCTTGCCGGAAGCAGAGCCCGCACCGCTGCGCACGTGGACGGACCGGGCCAAACAGGTACTGGTGGGCGCGGGCTTTGCGGAAGCGATCACTTACACGCTGACGAATGCGGCGCGGATGGATCGCCTCTTGCCCAAGGGGGTGGCGGCTGAAATGCCCGACGGCCTGGCGCGCGTCGTGGCCGAATCAGTGCTGCCGCTCCACTCCTCTCCCCTTGACCTCAAGAACCCCTTTACTTCGGAAGCAAGCACGCTGCGCATCGTGACGCTGGCGGGTCTGCTGGAGACGCTGGCAAGCAACCTCCGCCGCCAGACAAGCGACGTGCACCTCTTCGAGATTGCGCCCGTATTCCTCCCCGTGCGCTCCAAGCTGCCGGAGGAACGCCGCCTGCTCACCGCCGTGATGGGAGAATTCCGCACCGAGCAGTGGGGCGCGCGCACCGAGAACACTTTCTATACGATCAAGGGCGCGGCGGAGCAGGTTCTGCGGCAGTTCGGTATCACGGACTATGGCTTCGCGCCGGTGGAGCATCCGACATTCCATCCTTACCGGGCCGCGGCGGTGACCGTGCGCCAGGACGAGGAAGATCACGTGGTAGGCATTGTGGGTGAGATCAACGCCGAGGTGAGCGCTGCTTTCGACGTCGATCAACGCGCGCTGGCTCTGGTGCTCAATCTCCAGGAGTTGGTGTCTCTGGCTCGCGCCACACCGGAGTTCACGCCGCCGTCACGCCACCCTGCCGTGGTGCAAGACCTGGCGATTGTGCTGGATGCGGAAATCCCCGCCGAGCGCGTGGTGGAGGAAGTGCGCGGAGCAGGCGGCGATCTGCTGGAGAGCGTCGATCTCTTCGACGTCTACCAGGGGCCGCAAGTCCCCGACGGCAAGCGCAGCCTGGCCTACACCCTCACCTTCCGCGCCGCCGACCGCACGCTCAACGACGCCGAAGTAACCACCATCCGCGACCGCATCATCGCCAAGCTGCAGGCATCACTCAACGCTACATTGCGTTAG